The Candidatus Hydrogenedens sp. genome contains a region encoding:
- a CDS encoding sulfatase, which yields MERRDFLKRAVLGLLTCPTVYASQTKQGKIKKASKPKVPQNFILILMDDMGYGDLSCYGNTQYTTPNLDQMAKEGVRFTDFYACAPVCTPTRASVMTGCYAQRVGLPRVLGNRERTGINPNEVTLAEALKGAGYNTACYGKWHLGHLQPFLPPNHGFDEYYGIPYSNDMGPDENEPNAPPLPLIENLKVIEENPDQSKLTTEYTERAVNFIKRNKDNKFFLYLPHTMMHVPIYVSKKFEGKSGAGLYGDTVLEIDWSVGEIINTLKETGLSDNTLVVFTSDNGPWLIYGNHAGSAGPLRCGKATTFEGGMRVPCIAWSPQFIPSGKICSEVSATFDFYPTFAKLANADYPKTDFRDGKNTWNLFIKPDMNSPHPFFLYYLHNELQAIRQGKWKLHLPHKYQELDFPGNDRKREKYKEEKIELSLYDLENDISEKTNLANEYPKIVERLKGIALRYDKDLKANIRPCGKV from the coding sequence ATGGAGCGTAGAGATTTTTTAAAAAGGGCAGTGTTAGGTTTACTAACCTGCCCTACTGTTTATGCTTCACAAACGAAGCAGGGCAAAATAAAAAAAGCCTCAAAGCCTAAAGTGCCACAGAACTTCATCCTAATTCTGATGGACGATATGGGCTATGGTGACCTCAGTTGTTATGGAAATACTCAATATACAACACCGAACCTTGACCAGATGGCGAAGGAAGGGGTTCGTTTTACGGATTTTTATGCCTGTGCTCCTGTATGCACTCCGACGCGTGCTTCTGTAATGACAGGATGCTATGCTCAGAGAGTTGGTTTGCCTCGTGTTCTGGGGAATAGAGAACGGACTGGAATTAATCCCAATGAAGTAACCTTAGCAGAAGCATTAAAAGGTGCTGGGTATAATACTGCTTGTTATGGGAAGTGGCATTTAGGACATTTACAACCATTCCTCCCACCGAATCATGGCTTTGATGAATATTATGGTATCCCCTATTCTAATGATATGGGTCCAGATGAGAATGAACCCAATGCCCCTCCATTACCCTTAATAGAAAACTTAAAAGTAATTGAAGAAAACCCAGACCAATCAAAATTAACTACCGAATATACGGAGCGAGCCGTTAATTTTATTAAGAGGAATAAAGATAACAAATTTTTCTTATATCTACCTCATACAATGATGCATGTGCCTATTTATGTATCAAAGAAATTTGAAGGGAAATCAGGGGCTGGATTATATGGTGATACAGTTCTGGAAATTGACTGGTCTGTGGGTGAAATAATAAATACACTTAAAGAGACAGGACTCTCTGATAATACACTGGTTGTATTTACATCAGATAATGGACCATGGTTAATTTATGGAAATCATGCAGGAAGTGCAGGCCCGTTACGCTGTGGTAAAGCGACTACTTTTGAAGGAGGAATGCGTGTTCCTTGTATTGCATGGTCACCTCAATTTATCCCTTCAGGAAAAATTTGCAGTGAAGTAAGTGCTACGTTTGATTTCTATCCTACATTTGCCAAACTTGCAAATGCAGACTATCCTAAAACTGATTTTCGTGACGGGAAGAATACTTGGAATTTGTTTATAAAACCAGATATGAATTCTCCCCATCCTTTCTTCTTATATTATCTCCATAATGAACTACAAGCCATCCGTCAAGGAAAATGGAAACTTCATCTCCCTCACAAATACCAGGAACTTGATTTCCCAGGGAATGATAGAAAACGGGAAAAATATAAAGAAGAAAAGATTGAATTATCTTTATATGATTTGGAAAATGATATTTCAGAAAAAACGAATCTTGCAAATGAATATCCTAAAATAGTAGAACGGCTTAAAGGTATCGCACTTCGGTATGATAAAGATTTAAAAGCGAACATTCGTCCCTGCGGAAAAGTATAA
- a CDS encoding DUF1559 domain-containing protein gives MSKKGFTLIELLVVIAIIGILAAILLPALARAREAARRSSCQNNLKQWGLVFKMYSNEAKGERFPRLCAYYGNLVDCNTAGFPVTHTNTLRISVGPYVPSIFPEYLTDPNITLCPSDAEAKPGDLINPITNESEFYLACNNMERGMFRIDTSYAYLGYVLDRCEDTDEQMNLGLFDPEYSAYTGPAQFVMLAAQLYAVPEPDVPAKTDQDINAGVPYGNAGTATIYRLREGIERFLITDINNPSASAQAQSSVFIMFDLVATATQGFNHIPGGCNVLYMDGHVEFVRYPGKAPVNQGFAWVTTAVGFS, from the coding sequence ATGTCTAAAAAAGGTTTTACTCTCATTGAATTACTTGTTGTCATCGCTATTATCGGTATTCTTGCGGCGATATTATTGCCAGCTCTTGCTCGTGCCCGTGAAGCGGCACGTCGTTCCAGTTGCCAGAACAACCTCAAACAATGGGGATTGGTCTTTAAGATGTATTCCAACGAAGCCAAAGGAGAACGGTTCCCTCGTTTATGCGCGTATTATGGAAACCTTGTAGATTGTAATACAGCAGGATTTCCTGTAACTCATACTAACACTCTAAGAATTTCTGTAGGTCCTTATGTCCCTTCTATATTTCCGGAATATTTAACTGACCCCAATATCACATTGTGTCCTTCGGATGCAGAAGCGAAACCAGGAGATTTAATTAATCCCATTACAAATGAGTCAGAATTCTACCTTGCATGCAATAACATGGAAAGAGGTATGTTCCGTATTGATACCAGTTATGCCTACTTAGGCTACGTATTGGACCGGTGTGAAGATACAGATGAGCAAATGAACTTGGGATTATTTGACCCCGAATATTCTGCTTATACAGGTCCCGCACAATTTGTAATGCTTGCAGCACAATTATATGCAGTACCTGAACCTGATGTACCAGCAAAAACAGACCAAGATATTAATGCCGGGGTACCTTATGGCAATGCCGGAACTGCAACGATATATCGGCTTCGTGAAGGGATTGAACGATTCCTTATAACAGATATTAATAATCCCTCTGCTTCAGCACAAGCGCAAAGTAGTGTATTTATCATGTTTGACCTTGTAGCAACAGCAACGCAAGGGTTTAATCACATACCCGGTGGCTGCAATGTGCTATATATGGACGGACATGTAGAATTTGTTCGTTATCCAGGCAAAGCACCGGTAAATCAGGGATTCGCTTGGGTAACTACCGCCGTTGGATTTTCATAA